The following coding sequences are from one Geothrix sp. window:
- a CDS encoding HU family DNA-binding protein, which produces MIKIDIANSLMKVHPCSRATALQVVDLLTERLKDALLNGHRIEIRGFGVFEPRPRKRGMGRNIKTGASVQIPKGKSIRFKPGKDLREIEVG; this is translated from the coding sequence ATGATCAAGATCGACATCGCCAATTCGTTGATGAAGGTTCATCCCTGCTCCCGCGCCACCGCCCTCCAGGTGGTGGACCTGCTGACCGAGCGGCTGAAGGATGCCCTCCTCAACGGGCATCGCATCGAGATCCGCGGCTTCGGCGTCTTCGAACCCCGCCCCCGCAAGCGCGGCATGGGCCGGAACATCAAGACCGGGGCCAGCGTCCAGATCCCGAAGGGCAAGAGCATCCGCTTCAAGCCGGGGAAGGACCTGCGGGAGATCGAGGTCGGTTAG
- a CDS encoding DUF493 family protein — MEEACRRPEITYPCRVPMKIIGRQEELRPDMVMELILAHLGPQPEGDERHSANCKGAFISYTFWVTLPDDKAETPLREAIQRLPGVVMQL; from the coding sequence ATGGAAGAAGCCTGCCGTCGGCCCGAGATCACCTACCCCTGCCGCGTCCCCATGAAGATCATCGGGCGGCAGGAGGAGCTGCGCCCCGACATGGTCATGGAGCTCATCCTCGCCCATCTCGGGCCCCAGCCCGAAGGCGACGAGCGGCACTCCGCCAACTGCAAGGGCGCCTTCATCAGCTACACCTTCTGGGTCACCCTGCCCGACGACAAGGCGGAGACGCCCCTGCGGGAGGCGATCCAGAGGCTGCCGGGCGTGGTGATGCAGCTATAG
- the asnS gene encoding asparagine--tRNA ligase yields MSSQPFTEVRFLAGQVGETVRLRGWVRNARTSKTRFIELRDGSGFVQCVVGAAEADPESYELAGKLTQEAAITVTGLVQQHPKTGQPELLVKSLELIGGSQDFPITPKEHGTEFLMENRHLWLRSRRQWAILRIRHTLVKGIRDFFDSDGFTLLDAPILTPSACEGTSTLFGTEYFHEGMAFLSQSGQLYQEPGIAAFGKTYCFGPTFRAEKSKTRRHLTEFWMVEPEVAFAHLDDVMILGERMTKFLIQRVLEGRQEELKILERDQAPLETALNTTFDRMTYTEAVDKLKTLGSDIQWGEDFGNDDETILMNATDRPLWVHRFPKAFKAFYMEPDPLDARLALGADLLAPEGYGEVIGGGERASDLQYLLDQIKHHELNRADYEWYLDVRKYGSVPHAGFGMGLERAVAWICKLPHVRETIPYPRMMGTLRP; encoded by the coding sequence GTGAGCAGCCAGCCCTTCACCGAAGTCCGATTCCTCGCCGGCCAGGTCGGCGAGACCGTCCGGCTGCGGGGTTGGGTCCGCAATGCCCGCACCAGCAAGACCCGCTTCATCGAGCTGCGGGACGGTTCCGGCTTCGTCCAGTGCGTGGTGGGCGCCGCCGAGGCGGATCCCGAGAGCTACGAGCTGGCGGGGAAGCTCACCCAGGAAGCGGCCATCACGGTGACCGGCCTGGTGCAGCAGCACCCCAAGACCGGCCAGCCGGAGCTGCTGGTGAAGTCGCTCGAACTCATCGGCGGCAGCCAGGACTTCCCCATCACCCCCAAGGAGCACGGCACCGAGTTCCTCATGGAGAACCGCCACCTCTGGCTGCGCAGCCGCCGCCAGTGGGCCATCCTCCGCATCCGCCACACGCTGGTGAAGGGCATCCGCGACTTCTTCGACAGCGACGGCTTCACCCTGCTGGACGCGCCCATCCTCACGCCCAGCGCCTGCGAGGGCACCAGCACGCTGTTCGGCACCGAGTACTTCCACGAGGGCATGGCCTTCCTCAGCCAGTCGGGCCAGCTCTACCAGGAGCCCGGCATCGCCGCCTTCGGCAAGACCTACTGCTTCGGCCCCACCTTCCGCGCCGAGAAGAGCAAGACCCGCCGCCACCTCACGGAGTTCTGGATGGTGGAGCCCGAAGTGGCCTTCGCCCACCTGGACGATGTGATGATCCTGGGCGAGCGCATGACCAAGTTCCTCATCCAGCGCGTCCTCGAAGGCCGCCAGGAGGAGCTGAAGATCCTCGAGCGCGACCAGGCGCCCCTGGAAACGGCACTGAACACCACCTTCGACCGCATGACCTACACCGAGGCCGTGGACAAGCTCAAGACCCTGGGCAGCGACATCCAGTGGGGCGAGGACTTCGGCAACGACGACGAGACCATCCTCATGAACGCCACGGACCGGCCCCTCTGGGTGCACCGCTTCCCGAAGGCGTTCAAGGCCTTCTACATGGAACCGGATCCCCTGGATGCCCGCCTGGCCCTGGGCGCGGACCTGCTGGCCCCCGAGGGCTACGGCGAGGTCATAGGCGGCGGCGAGCGCGCCAGCGACCTGCAGTACCTCCTGGACCAGATCAAGCACCACGAGCTCAACCGAGCCGACTACGAGTGGTACCTGGACGTCCGCAAGTACGGCAGCGTCCCCCACGCCGGCTTCGGCATGGGCTTGGAGCGCGCCGTGGCGTGGATCTGCAAGCTGCCGCATGTCCGCGAGACCATTCCGTACCCCCGCATGATGGGGACGCTCCGCCCCTAA
- a CDS encoding chemotaxis protein CheW, which yields MNLGSAPAPQARAQGREGIQHRFMTFFLNDRAYGLPLEHVAEITPFRELNKLPHMPRSVEGILDLRGRVVPVVNLRLRMSLPPLDPSRTGTILVLDLAGTATGLLVDAVDAVVSIPDSDLVPASPLLAGLDGAWVEGFIVQGERVVTLLDAALIANHGVGRTQGKEVLATLSLEERLDDGLRRLIEMAPPKEQGEHRVMPQIESSISYTEQEMAKVLERVETMLSSTDRVFQGLGYLKQEAGLGKLKGHERDIAELERLNQEMQDMVFALIQQMQFQDIARQKLERVMSHLKGMQVAISGKFRTTK from the coding sequence GTGAACCTCGGCTCCGCTCCAGCGCCCCAGGCCCGCGCCCAGGGCCGGGAGGGCATCCAGCACCGGTTCATGACCTTCTTCCTCAACGACCGGGCCTACGGCCTGCCCCTAGAGCACGTGGCCGAGATCACGCCCTTCCGGGAATTGAACAAGCTGCCGCACATGCCCCGCTCCGTGGAGGGCATCCTGGATCTCCGGGGCCGCGTGGTCCCGGTGGTGAACCTGCGGCTGCGCATGTCCCTGCCGCCCCTGGATCCCTCGAGGACCGGAACCATTCTGGTCCTGGACCTGGCCGGAACCGCCACGGGCCTGCTGGTGGATGCAGTCGATGCCGTGGTGAGCATTCCCGACTCGGACCTGGTTCCGGCCAGCCCCCTGCTGGCGGGGCTGGATGGCGCCTGGGTCGAGGGTTTCATCGTCCAGGGGGAGCGGGTGGTGACCCTGCTGGATGCGGCCCTGATCGCCAACCATGGCGTAGGCCGTACCCAGGGCAAGGAAGTGCTGGCCACCCTCAGTCTGGAAGAGCGGCTCGATGACGGTCTGAGGCGCCTCATCGAGATGGCGCCCCCCAAGGAACAGGGCGAGCACCGGGTCATGCCCCAGATCGAGTCCTCCATCTCCTACACCGAGCAGGAGATGGCCAAGGTGCTCGAGCGGGTGGAGACGATGCTGTCCAGCACCGACCGGGTCTTCCAGGGCCTCGGCTACCTGAAACAGGAGGCCGGGCTGGGGAAGCTCAAGGGCCACGAGCGGGACATCGCGGAACTGGAGCGGCTGAACCAGGAGATGCAGGACATGGTCTTCGCGCTCATCCAGCAGATGCAGTTCCAGGACATCGCCCGGCAGAAGCTGGAGCGGGTCATGTCGCATCTCAAGGGGATGCAGGTGGCCATCTCCGGGAAGTTCCGAACCACAAAGTAG
- a CDS encoding chemotaxis protein CheA, producing MSDFALDDPSFYEDFLVEAQEHFEQIETNFLALEEAPGDLDLLNAIFRSVHTIKGAAGFLGLQKVQAVAHIGENVLDDLRKSRMELSDLVMELLFETVDMLKVLVEDVRVQVRKQGEAEDPDPTDLIRRLESLKTGGAPAAAAKTAAPKGDLHLPPSLAGVDAAGRKTAAAALAEGKTVLGIHVELAGAIYGTAFNPFSMFQMVELVGRLLHRQMVPRQPLVDLESFDSRAFHLDMVLLIEATEPIEEVRKVFGAVTNATITFHPLSLGGGPEAEAAAEEGVPVAEDRRKSGRRNSDDKGTSDTIRVSQAKLEQFMNIVAELIISKTMISHLVERLVPQVNGHPASAVAKELAHASVYLDHVSKEIQASVLGIRMVPVKTIFSKFPRMLRDLAKASGKKIDLQMVGEDTEIDKSIIEELGDPMIHLIRNSADHGIETPEARVKSGKSEMGTVILRARHEGDSVVVEIEDDGKGIDPKVIRAKAVEKGLMTQDRADAMPDEEVIELIFAPGFSTAAKVTDISGRGVGMDVVRSNVRKLNGRVGVRSTVGKGSVFTIKLPLTLAIIDALLVKSGNQVFALPGTAVEETLIVPPESVSHLTSRQAINLRGEVLGVCRLKHLLKSASPDSADESDGLSVVVVSAAGRRMGIIVDTFVRRQEVVIKPLAPYLASLPGISGASIMGDGGVVLILDPAELLQLAVQEAV from the coding sequence ATGAGCGATTTCGCCCTCGACGATCCCAGCTTCTATGAGGACTTCCTCGTTGAGGCGCAGGAGCACTTCGAGCAGATCGAGACCAACTTCCTGGCCCTCGAGGAAGCGCCGGGCGATCTCGACCTGCTGAACGCCATCTTCCGCAGCGTCCACACCATCAAGGGCGCCGCGGGCTTCCTGGGCCTCCAGAAGGTCCAGGCCGTGGCCCACATCGGCGAGAACGTGCTGGACGACCTCCGCAAGTCCCGGATGGAACTCAGCGACCTGGTCATGGAGCTGCTTTTCGAGACCGTGGACATGCTCAAGGTGCTGGTCGAGGACGTGCGCGTCCAGGTGAGGAAGCAGGGCGAGGCCGAAGATCCGGATCCCACCGACCTGATCCGCAGGCTCGAATCCCTGAAGACGGGTGGCGCCCCCGCGGCGGCCGCCAAGACCGCGGCGCCCAAGGGCGACCTCCACCTTCCTCCGAGCCTTGCCGGCGTGGATGCCGCGGGCAGGAAGACGGCCGCCGCCGCCCTCGCGGAAGGAAAGACTGTTCTGGGAATCCATGTCGAGCTGGCGGGCGCGATCTACGGCACCGCCTTCAACCCCTTCTCCATGTTCCAGATGGTGGAGCTGGTGGGACGGCTGCTGCACCGGCAGATGGTGCCCCGGCAGCCCCTGGTGGACCTGGAGTCCTTCGATTCCCGCGCCTTCCACCTGGACATGGTGCTGCTCATCGAAGCCACCGAGCCCATCGAGGAGGTCCGCAAGGTGTTCGGGGCGGTGACGAACGCCACGATCACGTTCCACCCGCTGAGTCTCGGGGGTGGGCCTGAAGCCGAGGCGGCCGCCGAAGAGGGCGTCCCCGTCGCCGAGGACCGCCGCAAATCAGGCCGCCGCAACTCCGACGACAAGGGCACCTCCGATACCATCCGGGTGAGCCAGGCCAAGCTCGAGCAGTTCATGAACATCGTGGCCGAGCTGATCATCAGCAAGACCATGATCAGCCACCTGGTCGAACGGCTCGTGCCGCAGGTCAACGGGCACCCCGCCTCGGCCGTGGCGAAGGAACTGGCCCACGCCTCTGTGTACCTCGACCACGTCAGCAAGGAGATCCAGGCCTCGGTGCTGGGCATCCGCATGGTCCCCGTGAAGACCATCTTCTCCAAGTTCCCGCGCATGCTGCGGGACCTGGCGAAGGCCAGCGGGAAGAAGATTGACCTCCAGATGGTCGGCGAGGACACCGAGATCGACAAGAGCATCATCGAGGAGCTCGGCGACCCGATGATCCACCTCATCCGCAACAGCGCCGACCATGGCATCGAGACGCCCGAGGCGCGGGTGAAATCGGGCAAGTCCGAGATGGGCACCGTGATCCTGCGGGCCCGCCACGAGGGCGACAGCGTGGTCGTGGAGATCGAGGACGACGGCAAGGGCATCGATCCAAAGGTCATCCGGGCCAAGGCCGTGGAAAAGGGCCTGATGACCCAGGACCGCGCCGATGCCATGCCCGACGAGGAAGTGATCGAACTGATCTTCGCGCCAGGGTTCAGCACGGCGGCCAAGGTGACGGACATATCCGGGCGCGGCGTGGGCATGGACGTGGTGCGTTCGAACGTCCGCAAGCTCAACGGCCGCGTCGGCGTGCGCTCCACGGTGGGCAAGGGCTCGGTGTTCACCATCAAGCTGCCGCTGACCCTGGCCATCATCGACGCCCTGCTGGTGAAGAGCGGCAACCAGGTCTTTGCGCTCCCCGGCACCGCCGTGGAGGAGACCCTCATCGTCCCGCCGGAGAGCGTGTCCCACCTCACGAGCCGGCAGGCCATCAACCTGCGTGGAGAGGTGCTCGGCGTGTGCCGGTTGAAGCACCTGCTGAAGTCCGCCTCGCCGGACAGCGCCGACGAGTCGGATGGCCTCTCCGTGGTGGTGGTCTCCGCGGCCGGGCGGAGGATGGGCATCATCGTGGATACCTTCGTCCGCCGCCAGGAAGTGGTCATCAAGCCCCTGGCGCCCTACCTCGCCAGCCTGCCCGGCATCAGCGGCGCCTCCATCATGGGCGACGGCGGGGTGGTGCTGATCCTGGATCCCGCCGAGCTGCTGCAGCTCGCCGTCCAGGAGGCCGTGTGA
- a CDS encoding chemotaxis protein CheW, producing MAAQSTQALLATELVPSGQLVTFTLDGVEFGLDIDRVQEITHRTDVTPVPGSPSFILGVINLRGLIIPVIDSRNRFHLAPQEPTSKTRIIVLRLASGPTGLQVDSVAEVVRLEDHAIRETPPLVAGIRAEYLAGMVTVGSRLITLIHLEKLLESSELTRRADFDDLGMAGTFTGAGDEAGETIEEDGRPFVTFRLGSESFGIALHDVEEIVELPPVTKVPDAPDYVLGVICLRDQVMPLVDLSEILSIQQGAMERKRDMVVLLSFGAAKIGVVVDEIQEILRVQDEQVLPPPQTLSEAEREHLEGILLLPGRMVSLINVLKIITGDDQEKIAAMGQGLGLSDTRVQETVPNLELVVFRLGPESYGLRLHEVREIIMVGQITPVPRAPHFVDGVLNLRGEVMPVVDLRTRFGLDRIEATTISRILITSIGGVFTGLVVDAVDEVRPVDLHRFGPPPAVTAVGANRYIEKVARLDNSMIFLLELQQLLTDAETEQLQGLQGRRNRTGEP from the coding sequence ATGGCCGCCCAGTCCACCCAGGCCCTCCTCGCCACGGAGCTGGTGCCATCGGGCCAGCTGGTGACCTTCACCCTGGATGGGGTGGAGTTCGGGCTGGACATCGACCGGGTGCAGGAGATCACCCACCGCACCGACGTCACGCCGGTGCCGGGCAGCCCCAGCTTCATCCTCGGCGTCATCAACCTGCGCGGCCTCATCATCCCCGTCATCGACAGCCGCAACCGCTTCCACCTGGCCCCCCAGGAGCCCACCTCGAAGACCCGCATCATCGTGCTGCGCCTGGCCAGCGGCCCCACCGGGCTGCAGGTCGATTCCGTGGCGGAGGTGGTGCGCCTGGAGGATCACGCCATCCGCGAAACGCCCCCCCTGGTGGCGGGCATCCGCGCGGAGTACCTGGCCGGCATGGTCACGGTGGGCAGCCGCCTGATCACCCTGATCCACCTCGAGAAGCTCCTGGAGAGCTCGGAGCTCACCCGGCGGGCGGACTTCGATGACCTCGGCATGGCCGGTACCTTCACGGGGGCCGGGGACGAAGCCGGGGAGACCATCGAAGAGGATGGCCGTCCCTTCGTCACCTTCCGCCTGGGGTCCGAATCCTTCGGCATCGCCCTCCACGACGTCGAGGAGATCGTCGAATTGCCACCCGTCACCAAGGTGCCCGATGCGCCGGACTACGTGCTGGGGGTGATCTGCCTCCGGGACCAGGTCATGCCCCTCGTGGACCTGTCCGAGATCCTCTCCATCCAGCAGGGCGCCATGGAGCGCAAGCGGGACATGGTGGTGCTGCTCTCCTTCGGGGCCGCGAAGATCGGCGTCGTGGTCGATGAGATCCAGGAGATCCTCCGCGTGCAGGATGAGCAGGTCCTGCCCCCGCCCCAGACCCTGTCCGAGGCCGAGCGCGAGCATCTGGAAGGCATCCTCCTGCTGCCGGGCCGGATGGTGAGCCTCATCAACGTGCTGAAGATCATCACGGGCGACGACCAGGAGAAGATCGCGGCCATGGGCCAGGGGCTCGGGCTCTCCGACACGCGCGTGCAGGAGACGGTGCCCAACCTGGAGCTGGTGGTCTTCCGCCTCGGCCCCGAAAGCTACGGTCTCCGTCTCCACGAGGTCCGCGAGATCATCATGGTCGGCCAGATCACCCCCGTGCCGCGCGCCCCCCATTTCGTGGATGGCGTGCTGAACCTCCGCGGAGAGGTGATGCCCGTGGTGGACCTGCGCACCCGGTTCGGCCTGGACCGCATCGAGGCGACGACCATCTCCCGCATCCTCATCACCAGCATCGGGGGCGTGTTCACGGGGCTGGTGGTGGACGCGGTGGACGAAGTCCGGCCCGTGGATCTGCACCGCTTCGGACCTCCGCCCGCCGTCACGGCCGTGGGTGCCAACCGCTACATCGAGAAGGTGGCGCGTCTGGACAACAGCATGATCTTCCTGCTCGAGCTTCAGCAGCTATTGACCGATGCGGAGACCGAGCAGCTTCAGGGCCTCCAGGGGCGCCGCAACAGGACGGGTGAGCCATGA
- a CDS encoding response regulator: MKILIVDDSSTMRRIIINTLSRIGYTDVVEGENGKSGLEKLGQGGVEMIITDWNMPEMDGLEFVKTVRGQNAAIPILMVTTNAAKEDIVEALQAGVNNYVVKPFTPETLKEKIESLLG; encoded by the coding sequence GTGAAGATCCTCATCGTGGACGATTCCTCGACGATGCGGCGCATCATCATCAACACCCTGTCCCGCATCGGCTACACCGACGTGGTCGAGGGTGAGAACGGCAAGAGCGGGCTCGAGAAGCTCGGCCAGGGCGGGGTGGAAATGATCATCACCGACTGGAACATGCCGGAGATGGATGGCCTCGAATTCGTGAAGACCGTCCGTGGCCAGAACGCGGCCATCCCGATCCTCATGGTGACGACCAACGCCGCCAAGGAGGACATCGTCGAGGCCCTGCAGGCCGGCGTGAACAACTACGTGGTGAAGCCGTTCACCCCGGAGACCCTCAAGGAAAAGATCGAGTCCCTCCTCGGGTAG
- a CDS encoding PilZ domain-containing protein, with protein sequence MSKERRQYQRIPLEATLSFQELSFHKGDVPATSSYKDVSGGGLLVDSPRAYPLGTLLKLELRVPGWGRYQNHFGPVQDAEVRPLVALGMVVRVEQMDPGGYELGVKFQNVYPDDLEALVKFLEASAPPPSL encoded by the coding sequence ATGAGCAAGGAACGCCGACAGTACCAACGGATTCCCCTGGAAGCCACCCTGAGTTTCCAGGAGTTGAGCTTCCACAAGGGGGACGTGCCGGCCACGAGCAGCTACAAGGATGTGTCGGGTGGCGGGCTCCTGGTGGATTCCCCCCGGGCCTACCCCCTGGGCACTCTGCTCAAGCTGGAACTCCGCGTTCCGGGCTGGGGCCGCTACCAGAACCACTTCGGCCCCGTCCAGGACGCTGAGGTCCGGCCTCTGGTCGCCCTCGGCATGGTCGTCCGCGTCGAACAGATGGACCCCGGAGGCTATGAGCTGGGCGTCAAGTTCCAGAACGTCTACCCCGATGACCTTGAAGCCCTCGTGAAGTTCCTGGAGGCCTCCGCGCCTCCCCCCTCCCTCTGA